The sequence below is a genomic window from Nitrospira sp..
ACGGAATGTACTTCGCCATCCCGCGATCGGCGCACACCTTGGTCAAGGCGGCGGTCAACGTGGTCTTCCCGTGGTCCACGTGCCCGATCGTCCCAATGTTCAC
It includes:
- a CDS encoding GTP-binding protein — encoded protein: MAKAKFERKKPHVNIGTIGHVDHGKTTLTAALTKVCADRGMAKYIP